Proteins from a genomic interval of Candidatus Liberimonas magnetica:
- a CDS encoding aldolase catalytic domain-containing protein, with translation MDKDKKGTLLTYRPDIKILDCTIRDGGLINDHKFDDKFVKAVYETCVSAGINYMEIGYKSSKKIFSKTNFGKWKYCDEDDIREIVKDNKTGLKLSVMADAGRTDYHEDLLPKEKSVIDLIRVACYINQIPTAVDMIQDANDKGYETCLQLMAISVVGEKEITEALEVISKTPASAVYIVDSFGSLYAEQVRDLTKLFLSVLKGSGKEVGIHAHNNQQLAFANTVEALVTGASRLDSTLSGMGRGAGNCSTELIVGFLKNPRFHLRPVLECAEKVMLPMKNSLDWGYSIPYMLTGQLNQHPREAIKWRSGENKDKYVEFYDKMIDEVS, from the coding sequence ATGGATAAGGACAAAAAGGGGACTTTACTTACGTATAGGCCGGATATTAAAATATTGGATTGTACGATAAGGGACGGCGGGCTTATTAATGACCATAAATTTGACGATAAATTCGTAAAAGCTGTTTATGAAACCTGTGTTTCAGCAGGGATCAATTATATGGAAATCGGGTATAAATCGTCAAAAAAAATATTTTCAAAAACAAATTTTGGGAAATGGAAATACTGCGACGAAGACGATATCAGAGAAATAGTCAAAGACAACAAGACCGGGCTTAAACTCTCGGTCATGGCTGATGCAGGAAGGACGGATTATCACGAAGACCTCCTGCCAAAGGAAAAAAGTGTTATCGATCTAATCAGGGTGGCCTGCTACATCAACCAGATACCTACCGCTGTGGATATGATACAGGACGCCAATGACAAGGGCTATGAAACATGCCTACAACTAATGGCTATAAGTGTTGTAGGAGAAAAAGAAATAACCGAAGCTTTGGAAGTTATATCAAAAACGCCTGCCAGCGCGGTTTATATTGTAGATAGTTTCGGGTCGCTTTATGCGGAGCAGGTAAGGGATTTGACCAAACTTTTTCTTAGTGTACTTAAAGGGAGCGGAAAAGAGGTCGGAATTCATGCCCATAACAACCAGCAGCTTGCTTTTGCAAACACAGTAGAGGCCCTGGTTACCGGAGCAAGCAGGCTGGATTCAACCTTGTCTGGTATGGGTAGAGGCGCAGGGAATTGCTCGACTGAGCTCATTGTAGGTTTTCTTAAAAATCCCAGGTTTCATTTAAGGCCGGTTCTTGAATGTGCGGAAAAAGTTATGTTGCCCATGAAGAATTCACTTGACTGGGGGTACAGCATCCCATATATGTTAACTGGCCAGTTGAACCAGCATCCCAGAGAAGCCATCAAGTGGAGATCTGGTGAAAATAAAGACAAATATGTTGAATTTTACGATAAAATGATAGACGAAGTCAGCTGA